From the genome of Neomonachus schauinslandi chromosome 5, ASM220157v2, whole genome shotgun sequence, one region includes:
- the NFAM1 gene encoding NFAT activation molecule 1, with product MADTFSGPWLLGLLLFPWMLQLTGKQSVTHTGAPILVSLANKAISFDCQITYPDNPRLKNFTALYFFVDLQNQQSPSEQIKCPPDLGNENQTHTLRCLVTPRLPNASATGTYYCSVVWPNIQRISKGVFILVRDTGYRRPPQGSQQLLLFCFTGVLTVLSILVTALLLWRKKRMQAPQKHPAQRGSDLSAHSQQQPPDESVYMALQHRDTEIYSCIQNEASSLPTTQSSLPTTQSLLSQEKLHGFTDDSKFNMVYENL from the exons GAAAGCAGTCGGTGACCCACACTGGTGCCCCCATTTTGGTCTCTCTGGCCAACAAGGCCATTTCCTTCGACTGCCAAATCACCTACCCAGACAACCCCAGACTCAAGAACTTCACAGCCTTGTACTTTTTTGTGGACCTCCAGAACCAGCAGAGCCCCAGTGAGCAGATCAAGTGCCCACCCGACCTGGGCAACGAGAACCAGACGCACACTCTGAGATGCTTGGTCACCCCCCGGCTGCCCAATGCATCGGCCACTGGTACCTACTATTGCTCCGTGGTCTGGCCAAACATCCAGAGAATCAGCAAAGGCGTCTTCATCCTGGTCAGAG ACACGGGGTACCGACGGCCCCCGCAGGGCTCCCAGCAGCTCCTGCTCTTTTGCTTCACTGGCGTCCTGACTGTGCTGAGCATCTTGGTCACAGCCCTGCTGCTCTGGAGGAAG AAAAGGATGCAGGCTCCTCAGAAGCACCCCGCACAGAGGGGCTCGGACCTGAGCGCCCACAGCCAGCAGCAGCCTCCGGACGAATCCGTCTACATG GCCCTACAGCACAGAGACACTGAAATCTACTCCTGCATCCAGAACGAGGCCAGCAGCCTGCCAACCACCCAGAGCAGCCTGCCAACCACCCAGAGCCTCCTCTCCCAG gaGAAATTGCACGGATTTACAGATGACAGCAAATTTAACATGGTCTATGAAAACCTCTAG